The Winogradskyella schleiferi genome contains the following window.
TTAAAATGTCTAAAGCCAAATCCATTTTGTCATCTTCGCAAATGGAATCTCCAATCTTTCCTCCTTGTGCTTTTACGAAGGTAAATGTCATTCCACCTCCAATGATCAGATGGTCAACTTTGTCTAAAATATTCTCTATAACTGTGATTTTTGAAGATACTTTTGCGCCACCTAGAACTGCTAAAACTGGTTTTTCGCCGTCTTCCAATACCTTTTTGATACTCTCAATTTCTTGAGCTAATAGATTTCCAAAGCATTTTGCATCTGGGAAAAATTCGGCCACAATGGTTGTAGAAGCATGTGCTCTATGTGCTGTTCCAAACGCATCATTGACGTAGATATCGCCTAATTTAGATAACTGCTTTGCAAAATCCTTATCGCCTTTGGTTTCTTCGTCGTGGAAACGTAAATTCTCAAGCAATAAAATTTCTCCAGGTTGCAAAGAATTGGCTTTTTCTTCAGCTTCTGCACCAACACAATCACTCGCGAATTTTACTTCAACGCCTAATACATCTTCAATTTTTGGAATAATGTGTTTTAAGGAAAATTCATCCTGAACACCTTTTGGGCGACCTAAATGTGACATAAGAACGCAACTCCCTCCATCTTCTAAAATTTTAATGATGGTCGGTTTGGCAGAAACAATTCTTGTAGCATCAGTTACTTCGAAATTATCGTTTAATGGTACATTAAAATCTACTCGGATTAATGCTTTTTTATCTTGAAAGTTGAAATCGTTTATGGTTTTCATGAGAATATAATAAGGTGTGAATAATAATATTTTGAATTACAAATATAAAGATTAACCTGTTAAAAAATAGACTTTAAAGGACTACATTTTAACAATAAATAGCCTTTATTTACGATAACCTTTTCGCTTATCTGCTTTTTCTCTTTTTAGATTTAACTTTTAAAAAATTAATTTCAGATTCATAAAAATAACATAGTTTTGCTACATGCAATTTTCAGACGTTTTAGGTCAAAAACACATAAAAAACCATCTTACCACAAGTGTTGATGCTGGCAGAATTGCGCATGCCCAACTTTTTGTTGGTCCGGAAGGTTCTGGAACCTTACCCATGGCCTTGGCTTATGCCCAATATATATTATGCGGCAATACCAATGGCGAAAACACAGGCGGAAACGATTCCTGTAATATAAAATTCAAGAATTTTTCGCATCCCGATTTGCATTTTGCCTTTCCCGTCACCACGAGCGATAAAGTAAAAAGCAAACCCGTTTCAAGCTTTTATCTCGAAGAATGGCGAGAACTTTTAGACCAACAACCCTATGGCAACCTCTTTGATTGGTACAAAAAGCTTGGTGTGGATAACAAACAAGGACAAATTGGTGTAGATGAAGCCTTGGAAATTGTGAAATCGCTGACACTAAAATCTTATGAAGGTGGTCACAAAGTGATGCTGATTTGGATGGCCGAAAAAATGAATTCTGCTAGCGCCAACAAGCTGTTAAAGTTGATTGAAGAGCCACCGGAAAAGACCATTTTTATTCTTATTGCTGAAGATGAAGAGCAAATTATCAACACCATTCGTTCGCGTTGTCAAATTTTGCACTTTCCGCCGTTGGCAGAAGACGCTATTACTGAAGCTTTAGTCAAAAATTACCATATTGAGCAATCGGTTGCTACGAAAATTGCACATCAGTCTAATGGGAATTACAACAAGGCTTGTGATTTAATTTATCAGGATAGTGAAGATATTCAGTTTGAAAAATGGTTTGTTATTTGGATTCGTTCGGCATTTAAGGCTAAAGGCAACAAAGCGGCCATTCACGATTTAATTTCTTGGTCAGAGGAAATTGCCAAAACAGGCCGTGAAACACAAAAGAAGTTTTTAGCATTTTGTTTGAATTATTTCAGGCAAGCTTTGTTACTCAATTATAAAGCTGATGAACTGGTCTATTTGGAACCGAAATCAGACGATTTTAAATTAGAAAAATTTGCGCCTTTTGTCCATGATTCTAATATTATGGAAATTTCAGAAGAGCTCCAAGATGCAATTTATCATATTGAGCGTAACGGGAATTCTAAAATTATTCTCACGGATTTATCTATAAAACTGACGCGTTTACTACATAAAAGAAGCCAAGCTTCTTAGGCTCGGCTTTATATTTTGATAAATTGTTATATTATTTTTCTTCAGTAGTTTCTTCTGCTGTTTCTTCTTCAGTTTTGGCTTCCTTTCCACTATAAGATTCGTTTATGGCTTCAATAACACCTTCCGTGATGTCATTGGCTTCGTTTCCATATACAACACTTCCTGCTTGGTTTTTACCAAGAATAAAGGTATAACCGTTCTTTTTGCCGTAATCTTCAACGAATTTGTTCATTTTCGAAATTACAGAATCCATTTCCGTAGTGAACATTTGTTCCATTTGCTGTTGTTGCATTTGCATTTGTTGCTGCACAGGTTGCCATTTTTGTGAAAAGGCTTGGGATTCTTCCTGTTGTTTCTGTGGCGACATTGTGGCTAATCGTTGTTGTATAGACTGCATTTCCATTTGATATGTTTTAGCAATACTGTCACGTTGTTTTGAAAAATTTTCATTTTGGGTTTTAAACTTATCCTCAATGTCAATTTTCATTTGATAATCGTTAATTACTTTTCCATTATCAATAAATGCGATTTTTTCTTGTTCTTGGCAAGATGCTGCAAAAATCAAAACAGCTAAACTTAAAATTATTTTCTTCATTGTATTATCTATTAATTTTGTGCAAATGTATAAAAGTTAGGTTGTGTTTTCCTAAAATATTTAAGTATTCATGTTTTCTATTGACATTCTAGAGTCGTATTTGTATAATCTATAGAAAATGAAGCTAAATAAAGCGATTTAAAGGCGAATCTGATTTTCCTCTTGTATCCGCCCATTGGTAAAGCTAATATCGAACGAAACGGATTCTAATCAAGAATTAGCGTTCTTTAAGACATAAATCTGCGAAGAATACTCCTTTGAACGTTTTGCTTTACGATTAGACAGCCACCCTATCCAAAATGCTTTGAAAGGATTCATAAATCCGGATTTATATTTTTCTGAAAGTAAACAGACATAATAGGGATCAAATTTCATCGGTAAAGTTTTGACCAATGTCATGTTTTCATTTTTAAATAATTCTGAAATCGAAGTTTTAGAAAAATGCCAAAGATGTCTTGGGACATCATAAGCTGCCCAAAAGTTTTTGTAATACGTCGCATCGTAACTTTTAAAATTAGGAACAGCAATTACTAAAGTGCCATTTGGTTTTAAAAGTTTTTTAAATAATCCTGTATGCATTTCCAAATTTGGTAAATGTTCTAAGACATGCCAAAGTGTAATGACATCAAAAGTGTGAGGTTTTAGGTTTGATAATTCTTCACTTCCAAAAACGGCGTTGTTGGTTTTTGAATTAGAAATCTGTCTCGCATTTTCGTTAGGTTCAATTCCGCTTATATTCCAATTATCTTTTAAAGCAGTTTCTAAAAAATCGCCTGTTCCGCATCCAATATCTAAAAGTGTCTTTGATTCTGATTCAAAAGAATTGATTAATTTCAATTTTCGCGTTAGACAAATTTCTCTCACTTTATGGTAGGCAAATTCTAGCAGATTTCGCTTTGTGTCAGTATGCGAAATGTAGTCTTCGCTTTTATAATATTCTGAAAGTTTTTCGGCTTCTGGTTGAGGATATGTTTCTAGCATATCTAATTCCTTATTGTGCAATAATTGGAATTCTTCTTTGGAAACGGAATAGTCTTTTAAGGTTAGGTATGTTGGGTATGATTTTGGCACTTATTTATGAATTTTATACTTTATTTATTATTTAGTTTTAGATGTAATTATTCCATCTAATGTATCATAAGTATTATTCAATAATTTCTTTTTCCATTGAAATATTTCAGGCTGCTCAATACAAAAATTCTTTCCATTATTAAAACCACATATTTTAAGACTTAAATTTTTCTTTCCTATAATCTCTAACTTCATATCTATATCATTAATGTTAACCTCTTCAAACTGATTATTAAATAGCTTGCGAAACTTAATTGTGATTAGCTCATTTTCAATTGAAATACTATATATGTATGTGTAAGGTTTTCTGAAACTATATAGAATATTCATAATAAAAATAATGATAGTGATACAAACATAAAATAACAAAATCGACACTTGATTAGATTTATCGCCTACTATAAAAATGGAAAAAATATAAGCGCAAAACATATATAAAAAAACATTTAGAAAAGTATTTCCTATGTGTTGAGCAAAACTATAAACCTCAATATTTAAGATGCTTTCGCTGATATTCTTCCCCAATTTTTCATTAAATTTTAAAGTTTATCCCTAAATCTTTACTGTTATTTTAAAATTGTTTCACGTGGAACTATACGTTATAATTCTAATAACACCCCTAAAGTCCCCTCAAGGGGGACAATTTACGGATTGAAAATAACGTTTTCAGATATACGTCTTTTGTTTAAAAAAATTAAAATCACTGAGGGGACTTTAGGGGTGTTTTTCATGAATTGTACTAATTGTTTCACGTGGAACATTCATTTATTTATTTCCGAAATTACAGCTATCGCAGGAATTTAACGTCCTAAATAAACCAATAAAACAGAAATATCGTTAGGATTGACACCACTAATTCTAGACGCCTGTGAAATAGTTACGGGCTGAATCTTACTCAATTTTTGCCGAGCCTCAATACTCATTGATTTTAGTTTCGAATAATCAAAATCAGCAGGAATCTTTAAATTTTCAAGCCTATTTAATTTATCCGCATTATTCTTTTCCTTTTCTATATATCCGGAATATTTGACTTGTATTTCTGTTTGCTCTATAACTTCGGTATCTAAATCATGTTCTTGAATATAGGACTCAACTGCATCAAATTTACGTACATCATCAATCGTAATATTTGGTCTCGCATACAACTTAAA
Protein-coding sequences here:
- a CDS encoding DNA polymerase III subunit; its protein translation is MQFSDVLGQKHIKNHLTTSVDAGRIAHAQLFVGPEGSGTLPMALAYAQYILCGNTNGENTGGNDSCNIKFKNFSHPDLHFAFPVTTSDKVKSKPVSSFYLEEWRELLDQQPYGNLFDWYKKLGVDNKQGQIGVDEALEIVKSLTLKSYEGGHKVMLIWMAEKMNSASANKLLKLIEEPPEKTIFILIAEDEEQIINTIRSRCQILHFPPLAEDAITEALVKNYHIEQSVATKIAHQSNGNYNKACDLIYQDSEDIQFEKWFVIWIRSAFKAKGNKAAIHDLISWSEEIAKTGRETQKKFLAFCLNYFRQALLLNYKADELVYLEPKSDDFKLEKFAPFVHDSNIMEISEELQDAIYHIERNGNSKIILTDLSIKLTRLLHKRSQAS
- a CDS encoding OmpH family outer membrane protein, whose amino-acid sequence is MKKIILSLAVLIFAASCQEQEKIAFIDNGKVINDYQMKIDIEDKFKTQNENFSKQRDSIAKTYQMEMQSIQQRLATMSPQKQQEESQAFSQKWQPVQQQMQMQQQQMEQMFTTEMDSVISKMNKFVEDYGKKNGYTFILGKNQAGSVVYGNEANDITEGVIEAINESYSGKEAKTEEETAEETTEEK
- a CDS encoding class I SAM-dependent methyltransferase; the encoded protein is MPKSYPTYLTLKDYSVSKEEFQLLHNKELDMLETYPQPEAEKLSEYYKSEDYISHTDTKRNLLEFAYHKVREICLTRKLKLINSFESESKTLLDIGCGTGDFLETALKDNWNISGIEPNENARQISNSKTNNAVFGSEELSNLKPHTFDVITLWHVLEHLPNLEMHTGLFKKLLKPNGTLVIAVPNFKSYDATYYKNFWAAYDVPRHLWHFSKTSISELFKNENMTLVKTLPMKFDPYYVCLLSEKYKSGFMNPFKAFWIGWLSNRKAKRSKEYSSQIYVLKNANS
- a CDS encoding phosphoglycerate kinase, with translation MKTINDFNFQDKKALIRVDFNVPLNDNFEVTDATRIVSAKPTIIKILEDGGSCVLMSHLGRPKGVQDEFSLKHIIPKIEDVLGVEVKFASDCVGAEAEEKANSLQPGEILLLENLRFHDEETKGDKDFAKQLSKLGDIYVNDAFGTAHRAHASTTIVAEFFPDAKCFGNLLAQEIESIKKVLEDGEKPVLAVLGGAKVSSKITVIENILDKVDHLIIGGGMTFTFVKAQGGKIGDSICEDDKMDLALDILKQAKAKGVQVHLPVDVIAADAFSNMANTQICDVTKIPDGWQGLDAGPKSREIFDDVVNKSNTILWNGPLGVFEMESYDKGTIALGNSIANATKNGAFSLVGGGDSVAAVKQFGFEDKVSYVSTGGGAMLESLEGKTLPGIAAIMS